A region of Paraburkholderia largidicola DNA encodes the following proteins:
- a CDS encoding polysaccharide biosynthesis/export family protein: protein MLKRNITLSILLTTFLSACATAPGNYLDTSRLKEDSQNKPAETYPVTLIDAQVIQKQQAQTAETIAKQVLPPPGPFADPTQYVYHVAPQDILGITVWDHPELTTPNGSTLSSGGNTTQSIGGALQQPYTQALPGQADPYGQTVAPDGTIYFPFVGRIRAAGRTTAQIRDELGKKLIPYIRDPQVDVRVLSYRSQKVQVTGDVKTPGPLALSDVPLTLVDAITRSGGSSDNADLQRVRLTRKGKLYVLDANRMLDKGDTTQNVMLEPGDIVNVPDRSDTRIFVMGEVKTPIPVPMNKGELTIADALTQAGGILDTDANPRQIYVMRGMKDKPTTPDVYRLDMTQPDAIMLSSQFQLQPMDVVYVGTAASTTFNRVLQQVLPTVQTLFYLKQLTR from the coding sequence ATGCTGAAACGAAATATCACGTTATCTATTCTGCTGACGACTTTTCTGTCGGCGTGCGCGACCGCACCGGGGAATTATCTCGACACGTCGCGCCTGAAGGAAGACTCGCAAAACAAGCCGGCTGAGACGTATCCGGTGACGCTGATCGATGCCCAGGTGATCCAGAAGCAGCAGGCGCAAACGGCGGAGACGATTGCGAAGCAGGTCCTGCCACCGCCGGGCCCGTTCGCCGATCCGACGCAGTACGTCTATCACGTCGCGCCGCAGGACATTCTCGGCATCACCGTGTGGGACCACCCGGAACTGACGACGCCGAACGGCAGCACGCTGTCCTCGGGCGGCAACACGACGCAGTCGATCGGCGGCGCATTGCAGCAGCCCTACACGCAGGCGCTGCCGGGCCAGGCCGATCCGTACGGACAGACGGTCGCGCCCGACGGCACGATCTATTTCCCGTTTGTCGGCCGCATCCGCGCGGCGGGCCGGACCACGGCGCAGATCCGCGACGAACTCGGCAAGAAGCTGATTCCGTATATCCGCGATCCGCAGGTCGACGTACGCGTGCTGTCGTACCGCAGCCAGAAGGTGCAGGTGACGGGCGACGTGAAGACGCCGGGACCGCTCGCGCTGTCCGACGTGCCGCTCACGCTGGTCGACGCCATCACGCGCTCGGGCGGTTCGTCCGACAACGCCGATCTGCAGCGCGTGCGCCTCACGCGCAAGGGCAAGCTCTATGTGCTCGACGCGAACCGCATGCTCGACAAGGGCGACACCACGCAGAACGTGATGCTCGAACCCGGCGACATCGTCAACGTGCCGGACCGCAGCGACACCCGCATCTTCGTGATGGGCGAAGTGAAGACGCCGATCCCCGTGCCGATGAACAAGGGCGAGCTGACCATCGCCGATGCGCTCACGCAGGCAGGCGGCATTCTCGACACCGACGCGAACCCGCGCCAGATCTACGTGATGCGCGGCATGAAGGACAAGCCGACCACGCCCGACGTGTATCGCCTCGACATGACGCAGCCCGATGCGATCATGCTGTCGTCGCAATTCCAGTTGCAGCCGATGGACGTGGTGTACGTGGGCACGGCCGCCTCGACGACGTTCAACCGCGTGTTGCAGCAGGTCCTGCCGACGGTACAGACGCTGTTCTACCTGAAGCAGCTGACGCGCTGA
- a CDS encoding low molecular weight protein-tyrosine-phosphatase gives MFANVLIVCHANVCRSPAAERLFKSRQDARGAQPIAFRSAGLRAIDGYGMDPVMRRLLEERGVESGTHRARRLDGKLVRDADLILVTEQRQVKDVEALDPTSRGKVYPLGKWNKWGSADVVDPHGRDEGAYRDSLAHIEHLVMGWLDKIC, from the coding sequence ATGTTCGCGAACGTCCTGATCGTCTGCCACGCCAACGTGTGTCGCTCGCCCGCCGCCGAGCGACTGTTCAAGTCGCGTCAGGACGCGCGCGGCGCGCAGCCCATCGCGTTTCGCTCGGCGGGCCTGCGCGCGATCGACGGCTACGGCATGGACCCGGTGATGCGGCGTCTGCTCGAAGAACGCGGCGTGGAAAGCGGCACGCATCGCGCACGGCGGCTCGACGGCAAGCTCGTGCGCGATGCCGACCTGATCCTCGTGACCGAACAGCGGCAAGTGAAGGACGTGGAAGCGCTCGATCCCACCTCGCGCGGCAAGGTCTATCCGCTCGGCAAGTGGAACAAGTGGGGAAGCGCCGACGTCGTCGATCCGCATGGACGCGACGAAGGCGCGTATCGCGACAGCCTCGCGCACATCGAACACCTCGTCATGGGATGGCTGGACAAAATATGCTGA
- a CDS encoding UDP-glucose dehydrogenase family protein, with product MNLTIVGTGYVGLVTGACLADIGHDVFCLDVDQRKIDVLNNGGVPIHEPGLLEIIARNRKAGRLKFSTDIEAAVAHGDIQFIAVGTPPDEDGSADLQYVLAAARNIGRHMKGFKVIVDKSTVPVGTARRVAQAVQDELNQRGLKQMFSVVSNPEFLKEGAAVDDFTRPDRIILGCDDDVPGEKARELMKRLYAPFNRNHERTLYMDVRSAEFTKYAANAMLATRISFMNDLANLADRVGADIEAVRRGMGSDPRIGYDFLYAGCGYGGSCFPKDVQALIRTGSEMGHNLRILEAVEAVNETQKKILAHKIVARLGEDLSDRTFAVWGLAFKPNTDDMREAPSRALIAELLARGAKVVAYDPVAIDESKRVFALDLQGKPQHLARLTFADEEMQAAAQADALVILTEWKVFKSPDFDSLKTLLKTPLIFDGRNLYEPDTMRELGIEYHAIGRQPAQSEAAVASLATAAAL from the coding sequence ATGAACCTGACGATCGTTGGAACCGGATACGTGGGCCTCGTGACGGGTGCCTGTCTGGCAGACATCGGGCACGACGTATTCTGCCTCGACGTCGATCAGCGCAAGATCGACGTGCTGAACAACGGCGGCGTGCCGATCCATGAGCCGGGTCTGCTGGAGATCATCGCGCGCAACCGCAAGGCGGGGCGCCTGAAGTTTTCGACGGATATCGAAGCGGCCGTCGCGCATGGCGACATCCAGTTCATCGCCGTCGGTACGCCGCCCGACGAAGACGGCTCGGCCGACCTGCAATACGTGCTGGCCGCGGCGCGCAATATCGGCCGCCATATGAAGGGCTTCAAGGTGATCGTCGACAAGTCGACGGTGCCCGTCGGCACCGCGCGCCGCGTCGCGCAGGCCGTGCAGGACGAACTGAACCAGCGCGGCCTGAAGCAGATGTTCTCCGTCGTCTCGAACCCGGAGTTCCTGAAAGAAGGCGCCGCCGTCGACGATTTCACGCGCCCGGACCGCATCATCCTCGGCTGCGACGACGACGTGCCCGGCGAAAAGGCGCGCGAACTGATGAAGCGCCTGTATGCGCCGTTCAACCGCAATCACGAGCGCACGCTCTACATGGACGTGCGTTCCGCCGAGTTCACGAAATACGCGGCCAACGCGATGCTCGCGACGCGCATCTCGTTCATGAACGACCTCGCGAATCTCGCCGACCGCGTCGGCGCCGATATCGAAGCGGTGCGCCGCGGCATGGGCTCGGACCCGCGCATCGGCTACGACTTCCTGTACGCGGGCTGCGGCTATGGCGGCTCGTGCTTCCCGAAGGACGTGCAGGCGCTGATCCGCACGGGCAGCGAAATGGGTCACAACCTGCGCATTCTCGAAGCCGTCGAAGCCGTCAACGAAACGCAGAAGAAGATCCTCGCGCACAAGATCGTCGCGCGTCTGGGCGAGGACCTGTCGGACCGCACGTTCGCCGTCTGGGGTCTCGCATTCAAGCCCAACACCGACGATATGCGCGAAGCGCCGAGCCGCGCGCTGATCGCCGAACTGCTGGCGCGCGGCGCGAAGGTCGTGGCCTATGACCCGGTCGCGATCGACGAGTCGAAGCGCGTGTTTGCGCTCGATCTGCAAGGCAAGCCGCAGCATCTCGCGCGCCTCACGTTCGCGGACGAAGAAATGCAGGCAGCCGCGCAGGCCGACGCGCTGGTGATCCTCACCGAGTGGAAGGTCTTCAAGAGCCCGGATTTCGACAGCCTCAAGACGCTGCTGAAAACGCCGCTGATCTTCGACGGCCGCAATCTGTACGAGCCGGACACGATGCGCGAACTCGGCATCGAGTACCACGCGATCGGCCGTCAACCGGCGCAATCCGAAGCCGCTGTCGCTTCGCTTGCCACGGCTGCCGCGCTGTAA
- a CDS encoding undecaprenyl-phosphate glucose phosphotransferase: MLSVLSRIIDIGMVALGALIAAAMHAGRFVWLDDMQSVSLAFDCLLVILFFPALGIYQSWRGKPLYDLLWRVSMGWMMVEVTGILMSFSLHRSDMLSRLWLAYWAGASVVLLIVTKALVHAVLRGLRREGYNQKRVAIVGGAPYGKFLIEQMRSRPEAGFSPVLVYDENDNRSHYEDIDEPETIEGVPVQRDYAAMIDEMRRRSVRELWMALPMSKEKIIHRFVMEFRNDFVNIRFIPDVRSLTLLNQPMVDLLGVPAINLAASPITDLRVLPKRIFDRLFALAALTALAPLLLAIAVAVKVSSPGPVFFRQRRKGIDGREFEIFKFRSMKVHKEESGRITQATRRDPRITPVGAFLRRTSLDELPQFINVLRGEMSVVGPRPHALEHDDIYKDLVKGYMHRYRIKPGITGWAQINGYRGETDRIEKMMGRVKLDLYYMQHWSFWLDIKIVGLTFWKGFVGSNAY; this comes from the coding sequence ATGCTGAGCGTTCTATCGAGAATCATCGACATCGGCATGGTCGCGCTCGGCGCGCTGATTGCGGCTGCCATGCACGCAGGGCGTTTCGTATGGCTCGACGACATGCAAAGCGTGTCGCTGGCGTTCGACTGCCTGCTCGTGATCCTGTTCTTTCCGGCCCTCGGCATCTATCAGTCGTGGCGCGGCAAGCCGCTGTACGACCTGTTGTGGCGCGTGTCGATGGGCTGGATGATGGTCGAGGTGACGGGCATCCTGATGAGCTTCAGCCTGCACCGTTCGGACATGCTGTCGCGCCTGTGGCTCGCATACTGGGCCGGCGCGAGCGTGGTGCTGCTGATCGTCACGAAGGCGCTCGTGCACGCCGTGCTGCGTGGCCTGCGCCGCGAGGGCTACAACCAGAAGAGGGTGGCGATCGTCGGTGGCGCGCCCTACGGCAAGTTTCTGATCGAGCAGATGCGCAGCCGTCCCGAAGCCGGCTTCAGCCCCGTGCTCGTCTATGACGAAAACGATAACCGCAGCCACTACGAAGACATCGACGAGCCGGAAACGATCGAAGGCGTGCCCGTGCAGCGCGACTACGCGGCGATGATCGACGAGATGCGCCGCCGCTCGGTGCGCGAGCTGTGGATGGCGCTGCCGATGTCGAAAGAGAAGATCATCCATCGTTTCGTGATGGAGTTCCGCAACGACTTCGTGAACATCCGCTTCATCCCGGATGTACGCAGCCTGACACTGCTCAACCAGCCGATGGTCGATCTGCTCGGGGTGCCCGCGATCAATCTCGCCGCGTCGCCGATCACCGATCTGCGCGTTCTGCCCAAGCGGATCTTCGACCGCCTGTTCGCGCTCGCCGCGCTCACCGCGCTCGCGCCGCTGCTGCTCGCGATCGCCGTGGCCGTGAAGGTGTCGTCGCCGGGCCCGGTGTTTTTCCGGCAACGGCGCAAGGGCATCGACGGACGCGAATTCGAGATCTTCAAATTCCGTTCGATGAAGGTCCACAAGGAAGAGTCGGGCAGGATCACCCAGGCGACGCGCCGCGATCCGCGCATTACGCCCGTCGGCGCGTTCCTGCGCCGCACGAGCCTCGACGAACTGCCGCAGTTCATCAACGTGCTGCGCGGCGAGATGTCGGTGGTCGGTCCGCGTCCGCATGCGCTCGAACACGACGACATCTACAAGGATCTGGTGAAGGGCTACATGCACCGCTACCGGATCAAGCCCGGCATCACCGGCTGGGCGCAGATCAACGGCTATCGCGGCGAAACCGACCGCATCGAAAAGATGATGGGCCGCGTGAAGCTCGATCTGTACTACATGCAGCACTGGAGCTTCTGGCTCGACATCAAGATCGTGGGCCTGACTTTCTGGAAGGGCTTCGTGGGCAGCAACGCGTACTGA
- a CDS encoding mannose-1-phosphate guanylyltransferase/mannose-6-phosphate isomerase: MTATASAVDNRQANQTRLNVKLKVHPVILAGGSGTRLWPMSREQHPKQLIGLLGADSLLQSTTQRLDGLDAGYPVAEQLVVVCNEEHRFTTAEQLRVSGKQSRLILEPCARDTAPALTIAALSVLAEDQDGIMVVMPADHAVTDSEGFHAAVAAGVQHAANGQIVTMGIVPSRAETGYGYIRIGASLPAVETASERVIDAHQLDRFVEKPHIELAQRYVESKEYWWNSGIFILRASTWIKAVRHFQPAIYEACEAAHAQGTTDGDFFRVQRDAFGACPSNSIDYAVMERLGGDTSVCTGVVVPLDAGWSDVGSWDAIWDILPKDSEDNVGRGNVMFEGAGSTFAHSEGRLIACVGTHDLVVVETDDAILVADKSRVQDVKKVVGRIREAHGAEAVNHRKVHRPWGHYDSVDTGERFQVKRIVVKPGAQLSLQMHHHRAEHWIVVRGTALVTRGEERFIVSENESAYIPLGVTHRLENPGKMPLEIIEVQSGSYLGEDDIVRFDDTYGRR, from the coding sequence ATGACTGCTACGGCGTCAGCCGTCGACAATCGACAGGCGAATCAAACCCGGCTCAACGTCAAGCTCAAGGTTCATCCCGTGATACTGGCTGGCGGCTCGGGCACACGGCTGTGGCCGATGTCGCGCGAACAGCATCCGAAACAGCTGATCGGCCTGCTAGGCGCAGACTCGCTGCTGCAATCGACGACGCAACGGCTCGATGGGCTCGATGCCGGTTATCCCGTCGCCGAGCAACTGGTCGTTGTCTGCAATGAAGAACATCGCTTCACGACGGCCGAGCAATTGCGCGTGAGCGGCAAGCAGAGCCGCCTGATTCTCGAGCCCTGCGCGCGCGACACTGCACCCGCCTTGACCATCGCCGCGCTTTCCGTGCTTGCGGAGGACCAGGACGGCATCATGGTCGTGATGCCCGCCGATCACGCGGTGACGGACAGCGAAGGTTTTCACGCCGCTGTTGCGGCGGGCGTGCAGCACGCGGCAAACGGCCAGATCGTGACGATGGGCATCGTGCCGTCGCGCGCCGAAACGGGCTACGGCTATATTCGCATCGGCGCTTCGCTGCCCGCAGTCGAAACGGCGAGCGAGCGTGTGATCGACGCGCATCAGCTCGACCGCTTCGTCGAAAAGCCGCATATCGAACTCGCACAGCGTTACGTCGAATCGAAAGAGTATTGGTGGAACAGCGGCATCTTCATTCTGCGTGCGTCGACGTGGATCAAGGCCGTGCGCCACTTCCAGCCGGCCATTTACGAGGCCTGCGAAGCCGCGCATGCGCAAGGCACCACCGACGGCGACTTCTTCCGCGTGCAGCGCGACGCTTTCGGCGCATGCCCGTCCAATTCGATCGACTACGCGGTGATGGAACGCCTCGGCGGCGACACGTCGGTGTGCACGGGCGTGGTCGTGCCGCTCGACGCCGGCTGGTCCGACGTCGGCTCGTGGGACGCGATCTGGGACATCCTGCCGAAAGACAGCGAAGACAACGTCGGCCGCGGCAACGTGATGTTCGAAGGCGCCGGCTCGACCTTCGCGCATTCCGAAGGCCGCCTGATCGCCTGCGTCGGCACACATGATCTCGTCGTCGTCGAAACCGACGACGCGATTCTCGTCGCCGACAAGAGCCGCGTGCAGGACGTGAAGAAGGTGGTGGGCCGCATCCGCGAAGCACACGGCGCGGAAGCCGTGAACCATCGCAAGGTGCATCGCCCGTGGGGCCATTACGATTCCGTCGACACGGGCGAGCGCTTCCAGGTGAAGCGCATCGTCGTGAAGCCGGGCGCGCAACTGTCGCTGCAGATGCACCATCATCGCGCCGAACACTGGATCGTCGTGCGCGGCACGGCGCTCGTCACGCGCGGCGAAGAGCGCTTCATCGTGTCGGAAAACGAATCGGCGTATATCCCGCTCGGCGTGACGCATCGCCTCGAAAATCCGGGCAAGATGCCGCTCGAAATCATCGAAGTGCAATCGGGCTCGTATCTCGGCGAAGACGATATCGTGCGTTTCGACGACACGTACGGCCGGCGCTAA
- a CDS encoding transposase yields the protein MFFDELSNDEWAQVSALVSDEPAVRLNRRGRPRAEPRIVANAVLWILTTGEPWSKLPGRYPSGPTCRRRFEEWQADGTLAEVIRLLSLNGRAFAYIPEPTPPAAPKPAPVVEAPKPRDELARGVFWKSPETWQASPAESGVPNGAPSGWRALAPMADITRQLAGSAAVETGFVEAPRANAVGALAAASALDAGVVFDDAPRADALAVIVDSHVASVQADAQREDASTASASADTTADSQHTPLWMSLTAPRGLQVADRQGYTIYVEAEQVPNAFRAWAEIMKDGKRVERSGLIGPRFADVDAAHRFALDWARQWIDRECRTQEVAAGVHASPSSVGLHTPKVAVRPVTRTMPELTPTPALAAANVGGAAGNPHLPQHLNPRLMPLRRYPSEVAKDKTGERYPLPLNLLSHAG from the coding sequence ATGTTTTTCGATGAGCTAAGCAATGACGAATGGGCGCAGGTATCCGCGCTTGTTTCCGACGAGCCAGCCGTCCGCCTGAACCGACGCGGACGGCCCCGCGCCGAACCCCGTATCGTGGCCAATGCCGTTCTGTGGATATTGACGACGGGTGAACCGTGGTCGAAGCTTCCCGGCCGCTATCCGTCAGGCCCTACGTGCCGCCGCCGCTTCGAGGAGTGGCAAGCCGATGGCACGCTGGCAGAAGTGATCCGTCTGTTGTCGTTGAATGGCCGCGCGTTCGCGTACATTCCCGAACCGACGCCGCCCGCTGCGCCGAAGCCGGCGCCCGTGGTCGAAGCGCCGAAGCCGCGCGACGAACTCGCGCGCGGCGTGTTCTGGAAGAGTCCGGAGACGTGGCAAGCGTCGCCTGCTGAGTCCGGCGTGCCGAACGGCGCGCCTTCCGGCTGGCGCGCGCTCGCGCCGATGGCCGACATCACGCGTCAGCTGGCGGGCTCGGCTGCCGTCGAGACGGGCTTCGTCGAGGCGCCGCGAGCAAACGCCGTGGGCGCTTTGGCCGCTGCGAGCGCGCTCGATGCCGGTGTCGTCTTCGACGACGCGCCGCGTGCCGATGCGCTCGCCGTTATCGTCGACTCTCATGTCGCGTCGGTGCAAGCCGACGCGCAGAGGGAAGACGCGTCCACCGCGAGCGCTTCGGCGGATACCACGGCGGATAGCCAGCACACGCCGCTGTGGATGAGCCTCACGGCGCCGCGCGGCCTGCAGGTCGCCGACCGCCAGGGCTATACGATTTATGTCGAGGCGGAGCAGGTGCCCAACGCATTCCGTGCGTGGGCCGAGATCATGAAGGACGGCAAGCGCGTCGAGCGCTCCGGCCTGATCGGTCCGCGTTTCGCCGATGTCGACGCGGCGCACCGTTTTGCGCTCGACTGGGCGCGGCAATGGATCGACCGCGAATGCCGTACGCAGGAAGTGGCGGCAGGCGTGCACGCGAGTCCGTCGAGCGTGGGTCTGCACACGCCGAAGGTCGCCGTACGGCCGGTCACGCGCACCATGCCCGAGCTCACGCCGACGCCTGCGCTCGCCGCCGCAAACGTTGGCGGCGCAGCGGGCAATCCGCATCTGCCGCAGCATCTGAATCCGCGTCTGATGCCGCTGCGCCGTTATCCGTCCGAAGTCGCCAAGGACAAAACGGGCGAACGCTACCCGTTGCCGTTGAATCTGCTTTCGCACGCAGGATGA
- a CDS encoding YciI-like protein, with the protein MHYLLIYDVSPDYLERRAEFRGAHLKLAWAAAERGELHLGGALADPVDTAVLLFEGDSPAVAESFAQADPYVLNGLVTKWRVRPWTTVVGERAATPVR; encoded by the coding sequence ATGCACTATCTACTGATCTACGATGTGTCGCCGGACTATCTTGAGCGTCGCGCGGAGTTTCGCGGCGCGCATCTGAAGCTCGCCTGGGCGGCCGCCGAACGCGGCGAACTGCATCTCGGCGGTGCACTCGCCGATCCCGTCGATACAGCCGTGCTGCTCTTCGAAGGCGATTCGCCCGCCGTCGCCGAATCGTTCGCGCAAGCCGACCCGTATGTGCTCAACGGACTCGTCACGAAATGGCGCGTGCGGCCGTGGACCACTGTGGTCGGCGAACGTGCGGCGACTCCCGTGCGCTGA
- a CDS encoding PsiF family protein, which translates to MKIQAALAALALTGLLASPAFAANSQQSKMTDCNKQAGDKKGDERKAFMKSCLSAAPAAAASGPMTQQDKMKMCNKQAADKKGDDRKAFMSTCLSNKG; encoded by the coding sequence ATGAAGATCCAAGCCGCTCTCGCTGCCCTCGCCCTGACGGGTCTGCTCGCGTCGCCTGCTTTCGCCGCGAACAGCCAGCAATCGAAAATGACCGACTGCAACAAGCAGGCAGGCGACAAGAAGGGAGACGAACGCAAGGCGTTCATGAAGAGCTGTCTGTCGGCAGCGCCGGCGGCGGCCGCGTCGGGACCGATGACGCAGCAGGACAAGATGAAGATGTGCAACAAGCAGGCAGCCGACAAGAAAGGCGACGACCGCAAGGCATTCATGAGCACCTGCCTGAGCAACAAGGGCTGA
- a CDS encoding BPSL1445 family SYLF domain-containing lipoprotein: MQRRNFMLKSTAALAFGTLALAGCTTTKSSGESAATDMSKRQSIDASVDGTMSRLYTTVQGSRELVAKARGILVFPSVLQVGFVVGGQYGEGSLRVGGATAGYYSTISGSFGLQAGAQSKAIIFLFMTQDALDKFRSSDGWSVGADASVALVKMGANGAVDTTTATAPVEVFILTNAGLMADVSLAGTKVSKLKI; the protein is encoded by the coding sequence ATGCAAAGACGAAACTTCATGCTGAAGAGTACCGCCGCGCTTGCTTTCGGAACCCTTGCACTGGCCGGCTGCACCACCACCAAGAGCAGCGGGGAGTCTGCCGCTACGGACATGTCGAAGCGACAGTCGATCGACGCTAGCGTCGACGGCACCATGTCCCGTCTGTACACGACGGTTCAAGGCTCGCGCGAGCTGGTTGCGAAGGCGCGCGGCATCCTCGTTTTCCCGTCGGTGCTGCAGGTCGGCTTCGTGGTCGGCGGGCAGTATGGCGAAGGCTCGCTGCGCGTAGGCGGCGCCACGGCCGGCTACTACAGCACGATCTCGGGATCGTTCGGTCTGCAGGCCGGCGCGCAGTCGAAGGCGATCATCTTCCTGTTCATGACGCAGGACGCGCTCGACAAATTCCGCAGCTCCGACGGCTGGTCGGTCGGCGCCGATGCGTCCGTCGCGCTCGTCAAGATGGGCGCGAACGGCGCCGTCGATACGACCACGGCTACCGCGCCCGTCGAGGTGTTCATCCTGACGAACGCTGGCCTGATGGCCGATGTGTCGCTGGCGGGCACGAAGGTGTCGAAGCTCAAGATCTGA
- a CDS encoding glycosyltransferase family 4 protein encodes MRIAQIAPLTESVPPKLYGGTERVVSYITEALVDLGHDVTLFASGDSVTRAKLEPVWPRALRLDPGIRDRIAPHMLLMELVRRQAEEFDVLHFHMDYYSFSVFKRQDTPFVTTLHGRLDLPEQQPVFDTFNTAPVISISNSQRHPLPQARWLSTVYHGLPETLYTPQPVEQKYLAFLGRISPEKRVDTAIRIAGRCGIPIRIAAKVDSADAEYFERDIKPLLDLPYVEYIGEIADHQKAEFLSGAHALLFPIDWPEPFGLVMIEAMACGTPVIAFNRGSVPEVIDDGVSGFIVEDEIGAVAAVNRLHKLPRAGVRQRFEERFTSHRMAQQYVDAYQSVIRAQKRSRFKVIDASSST; translated from the coding sequence ATGAGAATTGCGCAGATCGCTCCTTTGACCGAATCGGTGCCGCCGAAGCTGTATGGCGGGACCGAGCGCGTCGTGTCGTACATCACCGAGGCGCTGGTCGACCTGGGCCATGACGTGACGCTCTTCGCAAGCGGGGATTCCGTCACGCGCGCGAAGCTCGAGCCCGTATGGCCGCGCGCGCTGCGGCTCGACCCTGGCATTCGCGACCGCATTGCGCCGCACATGCTGCTGATGGAACTGGTGCGCCGTCAGGCCGAAGAATTCGACGTGCTTCATTTTCACATGGACTACTACTCGTTTTCGGTGTTCAAGCGCCAGGACACGCCGTTCGTCACGACCTTGCACGGCCGTCTCGATCTGCCCGAGCAGCAGCCGGTGTTCGACACGTTCAACACCGCGCCCGTGATCTCCATCTCGAACTCGCAGCGTCATCCGCTGCCGCAGGCGCGCTGGCTCAGCACCGTCTATCACGGCCTGCCCGAAACGCTCTACACGCCGCAGCCCGTCGAACAGAAGTACCTTGCGTTTCTTGGCCGCATTTCGCCGGAAAAACGCGTCGATACGGCGATCCGCATCGCGGGCCGCTGTGGCATCCCCATCCGCATCGCCGCGAAGGTCGATTCCGCCGACGCCGAATACTTCGAGCGCGACATCAAGCCCTTGCTGGATCTGCCGTACGTCGAGTACATCGGCGAGATCGCCGATCATCAGAAGGCCGAGTTTCTGTCGGGCGCGCATGCGCTGCTGTTTCCGATCGACTGGCCGGAGCCGTTCGGCCTCGTGATGATCGAAGCGATGGCATGCGGCACACCTGTCATCGCATTCAATCGCGGCTCGGTGCCCGAAGTGATCGACGACGGCGTGTCGGGTTTCATCGTCGAGGACGAGATCGGCGCGGTGGCCGCCGTCAACCGTCTGCACAAGCTGCCGCGCGCGGGCGTGCGTCAGCGTTTCGAAGAGCGCTTCACATCGCACCGGATGGCGCAGCAATACGTGGACGCGTATCAGTCGGTGATCCGCGCGCAGAAGCGTTCGCGTTTCAAGGTGATCGACGCGTCTTCGTCCACCTGA
- a CDS encoding AAA family ATPase, whose product MLTTLAIANYRSLRDLIVPLARLNVITGANGSGKSSVYRALRLLAVTARGGVIPSLAREGGLQSTLWAGPERFSRAMLAGDTPVQGTRRSEPVNLRLGFAGDEFGYAIDLGLPIPGETQFGLDPVIKRECIWSGPVLRPSALLVDRHGAAIRTRDDDGEWQTIPHTVASFDSMMTEFSDPRSAPEMISVREQIRSWRFYDHFRTDAESPVRLPQIGTHTPVLGDDGADLAAALQTIREIGDAAALDAAIDDAFPGSRVAITNIEGRFEVTMQQQGLLRALKGAELSDGTLRYLLLVAALLTPRPPALLVLNEPETSLHPDLLPALARLIARASLRSQVIVVSHAARLIAALEREDGSESVVLEKQLGATRIGDADSRDLPAWKWPAR is encoded by the coding sequence ATGCTGACGACGCTCGCCATCGCCAACTATCGCTCGCTGCGCGATCTGATCGTGCCGCTCGCGCGTCTGAATGTGATTACGGGCGCGAACGGCAGCGGCAAGTCGAGCGTGTATCGCGCGTTGCGGCTGCTGGCCGTGACGGCGCGCGGCGGCGTCATCCCGTCGCTGGCGCGCGAGGGCGGACTGCAATCCACGCTATGGGCAGGCCCCGAGCGCTTTTCCCGCGCGATGCTGGCGGGCGACACCCCTGTGCAGGGCACGCGCCGTAGCGAGCCCGTCAATCTGCGGCTCGGTTTTGCGGGCGACGAATTCGGCTATGCAATCGATCTCGGTCTGCCCATTCCAGGCGAAACGCAGTTCGGACTCGACCCTGTCATCAAGCGCGAATGCATCTGGAGCGGTCCCGTGTTGCGTCCGTCGGCGCTGCTGGTCGACCGGCATGGCGCGGCGATCCGCACGCGTGACGACGACGGCGAATGGCAGACCATTCCGCACACCGTCGCCAGTTTCGACAGCATGATGACGGAGTTTTCCGACCCGCGTAGCGCCCCGGAGATGATTTCGGTGCGAGAGCAGATCCGTTCCTGGCGCTTCTACGATCATTTCAGAACGGATGCCGAGTCGCCCGTGCGGCTGCCACAAATCGGCACGCATACGCCCGTGCTCGGCGACGACGGCGCGGACCTGGCCGCCGCGCTGCAGACGATCCGCGAAATCGGCGACGCGGCCGCGCTCGATGCCGCGATCGACGACGCTTTTCCCGGCTCGCGCGTGGCGATCACGAATATCGAGGGACGCTTCGAGGTGACGATGCAGCAGCAGGGCCTGCTGCGCGCGCTGAAGGGCGCCGAATTGTCGGACGGCACGCTGCGCTACCTGTTGCTCGTCGCCGCGCTGCTCACGCCGCGGCCGCCTGCGCTGCTGGTGCTGAACGAGCCGGAGACCAGCCTGCATCCCGATCTGCTGCCGGCGCTCGCCCGGCTGATCGCGCGGGCGTCATTGCGTTCGCAGGTCATTGTCGTGTCGCATGCGGCGCGCCTCATCGCGGCGTTGGAACGCGAGGACGGCAGCGAATCCGTCGTGCTCGAAAAGCAGTTGGGCGCGACGCGCATTGGCGACGCCGACTCGCGGGATCTGCCCGCGTGGAAGTGGCCCGCCCGCTAG